The following coding sequences lie in one Arachis ipaensis cultivar K30076 chromosome B05, Araip1.1, whole genome shotgun sequence genomic window:
- the LOC107644640 gene encoding putative pentatricopeptide repeat-containing protein At1g12700, mitochondrial: MMLRSSTRASLRFFPHQSQFGTLSRPKPFLFPITLSCTTDIDAIKDRPHLVDSIRNLQNLDSALHLFHKMVSVNPLPSVKDFTLLFSSIVKMKHYTAAISLIKHLFSLGLKSDTHTLNIVVNCLCRLNHTPFAFSVVGTMFKIGLEPNVVTFSTIVNGLCIEGKVDLAIWLADHMDNMGYQPDAHTFGAIINGLCKMGNTPAAIALLRKTETRNCKPSVDVTGYNAIVDSLCKDGLVSEALSLFSEMTTKGLQTDTITYNCLIQGLCTFSRWQEAASLLSERKQKGIMPDTHTFNILVDALCKEGKISSARATLGQMVRMGEEPNVVTYNSMIAGYCGQNQMEESMKVFDLMVHKGCLPDVNTYTSLIHGWCKIKRINKAIYLLDEMINKGLNLNVVTWNTLIHGFCEVGKPLAAKELFFTMHKFDQYPDLCSCAIILDGLFKCHLSSDAISLFREMEKSKLDLNIETYNVVLRGMCHAGKLNDALELFSCLPAKGLKPDLYTYTIMIQGRCREGLVIDAEEMLMNMEEHGCLPDSCTYNVFIQGLLRRNAVLKSIKYFQIMKDKGYAADARTMELLVGCLSMHKGENAFQEFVQKIV, translated from the coding sequence ATGATGTTGCGTTCATCAACAAGAGCTTCTCTGCGCTTCTTTCCGCACCAATCTCAATTTGGTACTCTTTCTCGTCCCAAACCCTTCCTTTTCCCCATTACTCTCTCTTGTACCACTGATATTGATGCCATCAAGGACAGACCCCATCTCGTAGATTCTATTAGGAATCTCCAAAACCTTGATTCTGCTTTGCATCTCTTTCACAAGATGGTTTCCGTAAACCCTTTGCCATCTGTGAAGGACTTTACCTTATTGTTTAGCTCTATTGTTAAGATGAAGCATTACACAGCTGCCATTTCGTTAATCAAACACTTGTTCTCCTTAGGACTCAAATCTGATACCCATACACTCAACATTGTTGTCAATTGTCTGTGCCGTTTGAATCACACTCCCTTTGCCTTCTCTGTGGTGGGGACGATGTTCAAAATCGGCTTGGAGCCCAATGTGGTCACATTTAGCACCATTGTTAATGGTCTTTGTATTGAAGGCAAGGTGGATCTTGCTATATGGTTAGCTGACCACATGGATAACATGGGGTATCAACCCGACGCCCACACATTTGGAGCAATTATAAATGGATTGTGCAAGATGGGCAACACCCCTGCTGCCATTGCCCTTCTGAGGAAGACGGAAACAAGAAACTGCAAACCAAGTGTTGATGTTACGGGTTATAACGCAATTGTGGATAGTCTTTGCAAGGATGGGCTGGTATCCGAGGCTTTGAGTCTATTCTccgaaatgacaacaaaaggtcTTCAAACCGATACTATCACTTACAATTGCTTGATTCAAGGACTCTGTACTTTCAGCAGATGGCAAGAGGCTGCGTCTTTACTCAGCGAGAGAAAACAAAAGGGAATTATGCCGGATACACATACTTTTAATATTTTAGTGGATGCTCTTTGTAAAGAGGGAAAGATTTCAAGTGCTAGAGCCACACTTGGTCAAATGGTTCGAATGGGAGAGGAGCCTAACGTTGTCACCTATAACTCAATGATTGCTGGTTATTGTGGCCAAAATCAAATGGAGGAGTCCATGAAAGTATTTGATTTGATGGTACACAAGGGATGCCTACCAGACGTCAACACTTATACTTCATTAATCCATGGATGGTGCAAGATCAAAAGGATTAATAAGGCTATTTATCTCTTGGATGAAATGATCAATAAAGGTTTAAATCTGAATGTTGTGACTTGGAATACTCTTATCCACGGATTTTGCGAAGTGGGTAAACCGTTAGCTGCTAAAGAATTGTTTTTTACAATGCACAAATTTGATCAATATCCTGATCTATGCAGCTGTGCCATTATATTGGATGGCCTATTCAAATGTCATTTGTCTTCTGATGCAATATCATTATTTAGAGAAATGGAGAAGAGTAAGTTGGATCTTAATATTGAAACTTACAATGTGGTGCTCCGTGGGATGTGCCATGCCGGAAAACTAAATGATGCACTAGAACTCTTCTCTTGTCTGCCAGCAAAAGGCTTGAAACCTGATCTATATACTTATACAATAATGATCCAAGGTCGATGTAGGGAAGGACTTGTGATTGATGCTGAAGAGATGCTGATGAATATGGAAGAGCATGGGTGCTTGCCAGATAGCTGCACATATAACGTCTTCATCCAAGGATTACTACGACGAAATGCTGTTCTGAAGTCAATAAAATATTTTCAGATTATGAAAGACAAAGGTTATGCAGCAGATGCTAGAACCATGGAATTGCTTGTAGGTTGCCTCTCTATGCACAAAGGAGAGAATGCTTTTCAAGAATTTGTGCAGAAAATTGTTTGA
- the LOC107644642 gene encoding uncharacterized protein LOC107644642, giving the protein MRCGSVVCTVSIDEEARKTKMEEQKRVAQVEAAKQRCSSVIVAIQHLPRGSTNITDSCRRTLLKSARAELSFLSRPSSSSTPLSVNIGHLEAVVYILQQPFITGVSRVCKSIPLVPSARSNEHCCSSLKDIHVDIVCTLNRKPVWIIVSDRNPKYISWNRCHRSKGLKFRVEQVLAAARSTLSLRPSSVILFFANGLDNHVRKKLRDNFAASEIGLQFSVFSSVALEETEGDWINVIARSYKDACVLEIDPAVDKEVASNTSYNGHGSGADSSQLELSVAKAETQVHLLEENAKKLGLSVRKAEIRSKPSKENADTNLGDTFCSIVMGMKQNSFNRRNSESTEPENLSCEGNLVNFDTTALIAFVSGISNGGTKKLLATPEFELRQRFKGNYDFVLGQVMSELESPIHVQFGKILYGKTGIICQSVNTEFKELVLMCGGPNEKLRAEKLINCVRVVPDTPSERMMSLPTTRKLALKNKIVFGTGDHWHAPTLTANMAFVRAVSQTGMSLYTIEHRPRALTGD; this is encoded by the exons ATGCGGTGCGGTTCTGTAGTCTGTACTGTCTCCATTGACGAAGAAGCTCGAAAAACCAAAATGGAGGAGCAGAAGAGGGTTGCGCAGGTGGAAGCGGCGAAGCAGAGGTGCAGCTCCGTCATCGTCGCTATTCAGCACCTGCCACGTGGCTCCACCAACATCACCGATTCATGCAGGCGAACACTCCTCAAATCCGCACGTGCCGAGCTCTCTTTCCTCTCTCGTCCCTCTTCCTCTTCCACACCCCTCAG TGTCAACATTGGGCACCTTGAGGCAGTTGTATATATTCTTCAGCAGCCTTTTATAACCGGAGTTTCTCGAGTTTGCAAATCGATCCCACTCGTACCTTCAGCTAGAAGTAATGAGCATTGTTGTTCCTCTCTGAAAGACATTCATGTTGATATAGTGTGTACCCTCAATAGGAAGCCAGTTTGGATTATAGTATCTGATAGAAATCCAAAGTACATTTCTTGGAACAGATGTCATAGAAGTAAAGGATTAAAATTTCGCGTTGAACAAGTCCTTGCTGCTGCCCGGTCGACCTTATCTTTAAGACCTTCTTCGGTTATTCTTTTCTTTGCCAATGGGCTTGACAACCATGTTCGCAAGAAACTTCGGGATAATTTTGCGGCATCTGAAATTGGCTTGCAGTTTTCGGTTTTCAGTTCTGTTGCATTGGAAGAAACGGAAGGTGACTGGATAAATGTTATTGCAAGATCATATAAAGATGCATGTGTCCTTGAAATCGACCCTGCTGTTGACAAAGAAGTTGCTTCAAATACAAGTTATAATGGCCATGGTTCAGGTGCTGACTCTTCTCAACTTGAGCTTTCAGTAGCAAAAGCTGAAACTCAGGTGCACCTTTTAGAAGAGAATGCCAAAAAACTAGGGCTTTCAGTACGGAAAGCTGAAATTCGATCAAAACCTTCAAAAGAGAATGCTGATACAAACTTAGGGGATACATTCTGTTCAATTGTTATGGGAATGAAACAAAACTCCTTTAACAGAAGAAATTCTGAATCGACTGAACCTGAAAACCTTTCATGTGAAGGTAATCTAGTAAATTTTGATACAACAGCTCTAATAGCTTTTGTATCGGGGATTAGTAATGGTGGTACAAAGAAACTGTTGGCCACTCCAGAATTTGAACTGAGACAACGGTTCAAGGGAAACTATGACTTTGTGCTTGGCCAA GTAATGTCCGAACTTGAAAGTCCAATCCATGTACAATTTGGTAAAATCTTATATGGGAAAACAGGAATAATTTGTCAGAGTGTTAATACGGAATTTAAGGAGTTGGTATTGATGTGTGGAGGCCCCAATGAGAAACTCAGAGCTGAGAAGCTAATAAATTGCGTCAG GGTTGTTCCTGATACACCTTCAGAACGCATGATGAGCCTCCCAACCACAAGGAAGCTGGCATTGAAAAACAAAATTGTCTTTGGCACTGGTGATCATTGGCATGCTCCCACTTTAACTGCAAATATGGCATTTGTCAGAGCAGTTTCACAAACAGGGATGTCACTTTATACTATTGAGCACAGACCAAGGGCCTTAACTGGTGACTAG